From a region of the Castanea sativa cultivar Marrone di Chiusa Pesio chromosome 10, ASM4071231v1 genome:
- the LOC142612954 gene encoding protein FANTASTIC FOUR 2: MSTTVADLGGWSFLQALTNNSHSANYGTKIEKLYVDPLVKRCSLRLSEKSLEMCTESLGSETGSSVIITETNKDHEISLISLVTTENNGPKKQKISKFSEPKQRNNHHCRSFPPPLTSISGSSGVHVRPHREAGRLVLEAVPAPSCNSLFHAVRGDGRLRLQLVHNDQESTEEDEEESEQVLEEQEVEVEVQIQAADKEVVEEDETEEAGEEEEEGEEGDRHTEILDDKDFGKLPQPRRCKESGRGDRSETWRPLWISTFSV, encoded by the coding sequence atGTCCACAACTGTAGCTGACTTGGGTGGCTGGAGCTTCCTCCAAGCTCTAACCAACAATTCTCACTCTGCCAATTATGGCACAAAAATTGAGAAACTATATGTTGACCCTCTTGTTAAGCGGTGCTCTTTGAGGCTAAGTGAAAAAAGCCTTGAAATGTGCACTGAAAGCTTAGGTAGTGAGACAGGTAGTAGCGTTATCATCACTGAAACCAACAAAGATCATgaaatttctttgatttcacTCGTTACTACTGAAAATAATGGTCCCAAGAAGCAGAAAATTTCGAAATTTAGTGAGCCTAAGCAGCGGAATAACCATCATTGTAGGAGTTTCCCACCACCCTTGACATCTATTAGTGGTTCAAGTGGTGTTCATGTTAGGCCTCACAGAGAAGCTGGCCGCCTTGTTCTTGAAGCTGTGCCTGCCCCTTCTTGTAATAGCTTGTTCCACGCTGTGCGTGGtgatggcaggcttaggcttcAGTTGGTCCATAATGATCAAGAAAGTACTGAGGAAGATGAGGAAGAGTCTGAGCAAGTTCTTGAAGAACAAGAAGTAGAAGTGGAGGTTCAAATTCAAGCTGCTGACAAAGAAGTAGTAGAAGAGGACGAAACTGAAGAagctggagaagaagaagaagaaggtgaagaGGGTGACCGTCATACTGAAATTTTGGATGATAAAGATTTTGGGAAGCTTCCACAGCCAAGAAGATGCAAGGAAAGTGGGCGCGGCGACAGATCGGAAACTTGGCGGCCATTATGGATTTCTACTTTCTCTGTTTAA